gtcaccatcctttctttgagcactttcttgagagcacaactgtcattcttagtataatatgcttgtcccaaaatgtgattaactgtggtataactttgatgcttttatctttgacaatctctacttctagtctttccatgaacttcaaaggtgcccgagcatttatgttttgctgtacaaatacgggcaagcgagataccactttatcatatccttttatgaacattgcaatcctgctgataggcatgattcatgatgcttattattaatttgttggtaccttttccatgattgacatagctgttagatgattttatttgcatgtatcttattatgaattgcctaagtacttgtccatatcatgagaatatttacatcatatgaacaaatgtgttcgtgaaagttcttttatcgcactcagttgttaactgaattgcttgaggacaagcaataagctaagcttgggggagttgatacgtccaaaacgtatctactttcccgaacacttttgctattgttttgcctctaatttgtgtattttggatacaactaacacggactaacgctgttttcagcagaattgccctggtgtctcgtttttgtgcagaaattcaactttcaggaaaatccccagaatttatgtcaaagggcttatttttccagaagattcacggagccagaagggcaggcctgggggaggcccagggcccccccacactaggccggcgcagcctggagggggggcgcgccgccctactgtgtggccgcctcggccagcctctgacgcccccctctggactatttaagggtttcgatctaaaaacgcgagacgggaagtcgaagtcgccagaaaccatccagtacgccgccactatcgcgaaactccgtctcgggaccagaaactccgttctggcactccgccgggacggggaattggaggagatcatcgccatcatcaccaccgacgcctctccatcgaccatcaatgtttcccccatccatgtgtgagtaattctcccgctgtaggctgaaggggatggtagggattggatgagattggtcatgtaatagcataagattgttagggcatagtgcctagtgtccgtaattggtactttgatgatattgttgcaacttgttatgcttaatgcttgtcactagggcccgagtgccatgatctcagatctgaacatgttattgtttcatgatgatattcattgttttatgatcttacctgcaagttgtatacacatgttgctgtccggaacccgatgccccaaagtgacagaaattgggacaaccgaaggggaagacggtgatgtgaggatcacatgtgttcacagagtgttaatgctttgctctggtgctctattaaaaggagtaccttaatttccagtagattccctagagaccCGGCTGCCacaggctggtaggacaaaagatgttgtgcaagtttctcattgcgagcacgtacgactaaatatggaacacatgcctatggattgcttagtacttggataccgttttattactatctgcaaatgccctgctttgattgttacatgagtttctctcatccatgcaacgcccgttcatccatccctgtgcttacagtattttaatcctgctgtttactataatcactattgctgtctttgttacaatcGTCGATATTTCACTAttctatcgctataaaactgttactactgataaactcttgcgagcaagtctgtttccaggtgcagctgaattgacaactccgctgttaaggctttcaagtattctttgtctccccttgtgtcgaatcaataaattgggttttacttcccgcgaagactgttgcgatcacctatacttgtgggtcatcatgcacCGGCTCCCACACCAAAATGCCCACCGAAACCTCACCGGACAGCTAAAAACAAGCTACATAAGTCATTCCGGTGAGCTCCATTGTGGTAACCCATGAATACCGGACGATCTGATGCACAACCCTGTGAACCGGATTGTCCACCAAGTGAAAACAGGGCACACAAAAACAGGGATAACTTTTGCGTCCTGACTCTGATTTTAGTAAACTTGAGCTTTTTGAAAAGCTAAGAACACGATCTATCTAATGGATACAATAAAACCCAAGAATAATCAAGACATTAGATGTCAAAAGTGGGGATAAGTGAAACCTCCCAAAATGAAGAACCGATAAAACCTTCAACCTCGAAaacacaatagaagatgcatacaaattccgtttttgatgaatttgggcttgttgagaagctagcaacaagctcaagaacctcacagagAGAAACAACAAGAATAtgatatgcaaaggattgagctccctaaggtgatgtgatcaagttacccaaccgagagCTCCTCTTTATAGTGCGgttatctatcctataacccggcatctcaacaaccaccttgagatcggtaaaaggaaaacctaacaAGGTCATAccattgccttgcgcatcccacttgatcttgatgatgacgtttcatgcttcattcaagcgaaatgcctcacttgatcattgatgcttcgtgaagactcacaaatgctcccccatacaccactaCATGATGGCTTCATTGAGGCATATCTTTACAAGTTCATTATCACcaatatggatggcaagcttcaagcatatgatcttcttgagatgctcatcttgaactttcccttcacaaccttgatgacgatcaccacttgatgtcatcctatCATGGGTTATATGAGATCTTGCTTTTGGTGCATGCCCAtgaaaagatacctaacccacataaacAACACAAATACACATATGTGATGGGTTAgctcatgaagcataattgacaaggcttaccataccacaagaTCACTTGATCCAATGTGGTACATTCTTTatgcatgcttcatgtgttgatcaactttaattcaatcttatctcttagtcttggtcaaccttgtatctcttcatgctctatcataataacttgatcattcattgcttaacacataagctaaAGCATGGCTAAATTATGTTCCAcacaagaactccatcttcatttgttTTTGTTGATCATATTATATTCTTCTCTTCAAATTGATAATCTTGATACCAAAATTAAAGTTATATTTTTATCTTTATGCAATACACACTTGAATCAAACACATGGATTACAAAAATTACCTATGAAATATTTATTCATGTAAACTAATGAAAATATTAGTCTCTAGAGATTGTCATTAATTATCAAAATCGCACACAGAGGCGATGTACCTGTGCCTAACAGGATCCAACACATAGAGATTCTAAAATCTGCAATTTTTTCAAATCTAAACATTGtttaaataaaaatagaaaagaaaaagaaaaactcaACATCTAACCAGGTCGGCCCCGCGCGCAATAGGCGCCCACCTGGTTGGCATATAGGGTTTGCCCATTCTGTCTTCCTCGTGACCATATCATTGGGCGATCCCTATTCACCGCTCATTGCGGGAGCGAATCGCTCCCGCCTGAAGCGACTGACGgggtgggccggcccgttagcgGCGAAATGTGTTTTTCCCTAGGTTTCTTTCGTTTAGGGGGTTTTCTCtagtttgctttggtttttcttttgtttttcggTTTTCGTGGGTTTTCGATTTTTCTGACTAGCTTTTTAAACTTTTTTTTTCAAATCTTGATTTTCaactttttcgaactttttaaattcgaacattttttaatttttgagcttttttgaatttgaacattttgaattttgaatattttaaatttgaacacttTTCATATTAGAACAATTTTTAGATCTGAACATTTTTTTATTCGAACATTTTTAGATTCAAATATTTATAAAGTTCGCAcattttttgatttgattttttttattcGAACATTTTTCAGACTTGAGCATTTTTTAAATTCAGacatttttagatttgaacaaattttaaatttgaacatttttaaatccAAACTTATTCAAATATGAACTTTTCGGATTTAAACATTTTTTTAAAATGAAACTGaaacaaaaaaaagagaaagaaacaaTACCTTTATTGGGCCACATTTGAAACGGCCTAGGAAGGGTGCCTTGAGCGGAGCCACCATCACTGCCGCTAGAAGCGATGTATAGGAGCTCCCATAGGGAGGAGCTACCCATCGCCCGTTATAACCATTGCTAAGGGGACACGTTAATGGGCTTGGCCCTTATGGTTCCTTTTGACGTTTTTCTAGTCGTTTTTTCATTAGCTTTCTTTGGAAAAATCCTCAGAAAGTTCAAATTTTAAATTTGCTCAAGTTGAAAATTTGCTCAAAATTCGAATATTAACAAAAAATAACTTTTAACAAATTTTTAATCTAAGCAAAAAAATAATTTTGATCAAATTTCGACTTTGAGCAAAAAAATAgttttaaaaaaatttaaaatcTGAGCAAAGTTTGCTCGAATTTAAAATTTGCCGAAGTTCGAAAAAGTCGAGCAGGCAAGTCGAGTAACTGGGCCAGGCATAACTACCCACCGTGTGTGCGATGGCTACTAAACATCGCTAACGGGTGATGAATAGGATTTGCCGCTCCCATGTCATTGGGAGGAAAATCTATGTGTTTGGGCTACCAGAGTTTCAAGTCCAGATCCGTTCAATCTCAATACCATGCCCATGGAGGCCTGAATTTTCCAAGGCCCAATCACCAAGCCGACCTAGAGAAAGGAGGGGAAGAGGAAGAGAATAACGCAACGCAAAGCAGAGGGAGAGAATGGCGATGGCGAGGAGGAGGGTCCTAGCGCTCGCGTCCCAGCTCCTCCACCGGCGGCGTCTTCCCGACCCGCGCTTCCTCTCCTCGGCGGCCGCCGGCGCTCTCGACCGCCTCGGCTCGCCGCCTTTCGCGCGCTCGGCGGCGTCCCGGAACCCCGCTCCTCCTTCCCCATGGGATCGGTTCGGAGGTTAGATTTCGCCGCCCCCCTCCTCTTCTGTCGGTGCCGAATTTGGCGGTCCGAGGTTCCGGTCCCAGGGAGGCTGGGTCCTTGGATTGGGTACTTGCGGAGATGTGATTTCTTTTAATGGTCGTGTAGCGAATTAGTTCACCACGCGGCAGGTTGATTTTTTTCCGTCTGAGCGACGACACGTTCTTGTTCATACCATAAATGTTCAGTGCTTATTTACTGCGCAATTTCATTCTACATTTTGATCTGAAATGGGCTTcggttagggcatgtacaatggtgatatcttaGCTGTGCCACGTAGGATAAACGCTGAGGTGAAGGAAAGAGAAAGATGAAAAGAGACTTTGCCTTCTCTTATCTCTTAGCACAATCTCTCTCACTATAAATTTAGGATGTCTCGTTACaaaagataagactaaaaaacaACTCATTGTAGATCATgttttattgttatatctagCTTACGTGGCAGGACTAAGATAAGACAgtcttatcaaccattgcacATGCCCTTAGGCGGTCTTGTTCTTCTGATAGATGGCCTGATTCCTCGCAAGTATTTTGGTGTCGGTGTGGGTCTCATGTTTCATTGATTGCGTAAATTTTGCCATGGGCAGGGCAGAAGAGGACCATGTTCATCCAGACGCAGTCGACACCCAACCCGCAGTCGCTCATGTTCCATCCTGGGAAGCCGGTTATGGAGGTTGGGAGCTCTGATTTCCCTAATGCTCGGACCGCGATGACATCTCCTTTGGCGAAGGCGCTATTTGCGATCGAGGGTACGTCATGCCTGCCCACCTGCTGTAGTcatctaatttttttattttatctTTCAGTTCAATATACCAGTCTTCGCAACAAGCAAACTGTTGCCTGTTGCTATCTATTTATTTTGGGGCCTTTGGGTCAAGTCTTATATGGCCACTTGAAGTATCCATGACTTGTGAGCCTAGGGGTATATAAGGTTTCTTTTGTAAAGGCAACCCCGAAATCAAGTTGGGAGAATAGTAGATCTAGTTAATATTACATTCTTTGGTGTGAACACTTTGTTCAATGAATCAATGCTTAACTATTCCTTCTGTTAAATTAACCAATTCACTCTATTGTGCTGATCTTCGGTTGTTAAAATAAAAGCGTAGCTACTATACTTGTAATTCAAAATTTGTAAGTGGCTTGCAAACTAGAGAGAGCTATACACAAATTAGCAACCCAAGTGAGCACGGACATGGTGAAAATGCAAGCAACCATTTGGGTGCGAAAGTGAAGTATGGGTACCTGAATAGTGAATACAATAAACTGGTGCAACATAAGTGGGTGATCTATTGAACATAATTGGGCAATCGACATGATAACTTCATGCAGGCATGGAGCTGGGTAAGATGAAGAATATCATGTGAAAGAACACGCAGTTGGAATGGTCGATAGGGCAAAAGGAAGTCATTCCAAAAGCAAGAATTCTGATTGTATCTTGAATTATGTTAGGCAACATAGGTTTGGAGCTGCTGGTTCTTTATTTTTGCAAAATGCCTCACCATGAGACGTACCTGCAACATTACCATTGCTTAACAATGATGGCTTCTTACAGATAAGCATGTAAAATACAAATACTTCAGGTTCAAGCTTAGTGGCATCGTGGTGGCCTATAATTTCACTTTAAAATTCTACTAATCTTGAATATATTAATTGTTGGCTAGCTCTTGTATAGGTAGGCTTTTCTCTCCTTTTACTTCTCTGTAATTATTTTGGACTTTCATAATAAAATTGCTGTGGGGGTTTTTTGCCCCACAGTTTCAAGGTCAAAAAAATTGTTTGAAGTAGTTTCGTTGGATCTATAACAAGTACTCTCTCTTTTCACTATTATAAGATGTTTTAGGTTTTCTCTAAAATGCATGTATCGAGATGCGTTTCAGTCTGCAGGTTCACTCATTTCGGTTTGTCCACATTGAAATATGTAAAACATCTTATGGtagtgaacggagggagtaactgCTAAAATTGGTATGTTTGTATATTGAATATTTCGCAGCACATCTGTTATTGGTCCCAACTCCCAAGTTTTCTTTAGCTTTCCCTTCGGTGAAATTTTCAATTTTGACTTGATCTTGACTGGATAAAATTTCTATGCAGGAGTTACCAGAGTATTCTTTGGATCTGATTTTGTAACTGTGACGAAATCAGACGAAACTTCTTGGGATTATCTTAAGCCTGAGGTCTTCGCTGCAATAATGGATTTCTACTCATCTGGGCAGCCACTCTTTCTGGACGCAAATACCGCAGCTGCTAAGGACACAGCAATTCATGAGGTATCCATGCACATTCTCTATATATTTCCGTGCTTTGTTTCTCCACCTTTGTTCTTCTGCGGCATGTTAGGTATAAGCGGTGTTGGTTTTGTGCAAGATATAAGCATGCAATACTAGATAAGCATCTTAAGGTATGATTTATTTTTTAATTGGTGCTGGGGAAATATTGGTTGACGGCTTAAGTTTGTATGTAGTATTGTCCGAAGCTGTGGAGTATTGTCTACTGCTTCTACCTTGTGATGACCAGAGTGAAAGATACCGCTATCTGCCTCTGTCTACTGCTTTTACCTTGTGATGACTAGAGAGAAAGATACCGCTATCTGCCTCTAAATTCATCCCACCACAATAGCTCTGAATAGTCCTAATCAACTTGCAATTTTGTTAGTCTATGCTGCTACCTATGTCCAGAATATTGACAGCGTTATTTCTTGTGTGACATGAAGGTAGTTAGCAGTAACTCTGCCACAGTTTTTTTTTCCTTAGCGGAGATGCAAAATAATAACATTTGTTGTCATGAATAATTGAATAACTGCGCTCAAGGTTCTAAATCTTCCATACATTGCGTGTCTATGTTAAAGGATGATTCAGAAATAGTTGCGATGATAAAAGAATTGCTGGAGACTCGCATTCGGCCAGCTGTTCAAGATGATGGTGGTGACATTGAATACCGAGGATTTGATCCGTTAGTCCCTCCCTCCCTGTTTGCTGCTTATGTATCGTACTATTTCAAGAAATGTGACTAGTGTCTCACTATGATGATATCCTTTCAGAGAAACAGGGATCGTGAAGCTGCAAATGCAAGGTGCCTGCAGCGGCTGTCCGAGTTCAGCAGTCACGTTGAAATCTGGCATAGAGAACATGCTCATGCATTATGTGCCAGAGGTAGAACTCAATGATTTGTTTCCTGCTGCTTGAACCATCTCCTAGTGTTTGTATGTTCAGTGACAAGGCCTTCTATTTGCTAGCTAGAATGCTGGAAATTATTCAGGAAATTTTCGCAATAGCAATGCACTTTATGACCAGCTTGCCTAAATGAGTAACTTGTTCATCTTCAATTGATATATGGCCATTGGCAGGCCTCACAAACTTCAACGCTTCACACTTCTTTTGGCAGGTGAAAGGAGTAGAGCAGGAGTTTGACGGTGATGAAGAAGCTGAATTGGCTACCCAGACGGAATGAGTACGACCCTGTCACATGTTCAGAGAAACCATGTTACGGATGAAATGTCTGGGAGAATCTGAACCCTCACCCGAAACCACATATTATCACTGTATTTTGTGACATAAATCAGGGCTAGCCTGAAGTTTTTGCGATGATTAGCTGGTTGTAATTTTGATCATATATGTATGCAAGACGCAGACTGTAATACATGGTAGGGAGGCAACAGTAGCCTAAACCAGCATATCTGCTGCACTAGGGTTGAATAAAGTGATAGTTGATTGATCTTTCCGTTTGGATAACTCTGTATATGATGAGCTTGTCTGACAAATACTAGCAAGGTGGCATGACACGTGTTTACATGGTGGTTATTTCTGCATATGTTTTCCTGCCTTTATTGTTCTTTATGCTTTGCATTAGTATTTCTGCAAGCATGTTTGAGCTCTGCAAATAAAATCTGGAACTTGGCAGTATCAATGGAAGGCAAAAACTGCAAATGTACAGTCCTGTTTTGCACCGACTGAAATGAAAGAAATGAATCATTTTTATTGAATTGATCCTTATTACACATGAAAGAGGGCAATGCTTGCTTTTGATCACCCATCATTCTCAATTAACAGGGGAAACAAAACACATATGGTGAAATAAACAGAACATGAGCAGACATGAATCAGGGTAAAACTAAAACAAACGC
This Lolium perenne isolate Kyuss_39 chromosome 1, Kyuss_2.0, whole genome shotgun sequence DNA region includes the following protein-coding sequences:
- the LOC127349309 gene encoding nifU-like protein 4, mitochondrial; the protein is MAMARRRVLALASQLLHRRRLPDPRFLSSAAAGALDRLGSPPFARSAASRNPAPPSPWDRFGGQKRTMFIQTQSTPNPQSLMFHPGKPVMEVGSSDFPNARTAMTSPLAKALFAIEGVTRVFFGSDFVTVTKSDETSWDYLKPEVFAAIMDFYSSGQPLFLDANTAAAKDTAIHEDDSEIVAMIKELLETRIRPAVQDDGGDIEYRGFDPETGIVKLQMQGACSGCPSSAVTLKSGIENMLMHYVPEVKGVEQEFDGDEEAELATQTE